In the genome of Oncorhynchus clarkii lewisi isolate Uvic-CL-2024 chromosome 22, UVic_Ocla_1.0, whole genome shotgun sequence, one region contains:
- the LOC139380708 gene encoding centromere protein J-like isoform X2 — MSSPAGLQAQQSQTKFLDRWTTSSSCAGVILNPSPDLAESLRHSSVWRSRDVNDSFASQFVPLPVSSSSSCLSISSLVHDAESGTELSKQNQLPVDRTLSDRQFAELQTVASQGLTLPGEMDSMEKFVDQSQDLPLMLKLERLRQWQQHMQEQLKAHQLEELVSLQEEQQRLLGMVHVAQQDGADYIEISKLTGADWGENTLLGGYPLSHRPPAAKSFPVGPPQGPASSQLWRRGPTFQQPPRGQEQEKDQILGTESWSNPHKCHQLNGDADDRGGDEDEEVTLSSHSAPSMTEDYKAYRGDDCELDSQDRPIKPGIGGQMQTFEALLEEQLRLEEQRLKTIQQQQSPEAAEGASPRANTKRAFLRRGEGLSRFTNRSKAPMPNRGGPQKDPQAKVSTRWNSEPTQKVSQRPPVQRKTAVLNKENRPRDLYSPLLDSVRPEGKTDKLAAVRPRVLGSHQRQNIEMTNCLRPMEVISNKVGGTSQPVSRTPAAVTKQFGLEERTGALQRNGSGPSRPDGAAEGKSGVPEYSFELSFQEKLQHWDCDRQKESVELGEFELLEQAAEELSFSSNSSFVMKVLQLDQQHPLQGSRGSRPRRLSSTPIKSPSLPKGVHSWGTSRSGQGTGTSSSESPGVSAVRVMRENSKATDEEEEDEVSDGKHEEISDILFRSSSEFGDREEVAQPSYQTTVSSNLWENPLPASNPPYDKRSYQDREGGSSQAEEGGQSDLDDSTLLEDRENGDHEGLLVFDDDDTWNDLEEAGSIVEDDSRTRGAATGNRHTSTATVNDISPSERTLKRKVAVAKGTELERMSVITAANQEPDPPPASQLMARLFPSLKPKTQAPSPPEPRKTEDGSGQQQSRQLRERLVELELEIERFRTENAALARLRQENEKNQEKLRKECADFEQRKAEELAKFEEFKREETKKLQKERKVFERHASAARAIPDKRERDEIQKQLSFLQEELKRRESRWSTTHNRLRQQIDSLSSDNSNLKDEVRTMEKLRLSTWRKIGTDSERENDRREKERGREGSRPLDSYIALEARCLKLASPPDTVRSSQPQSSISSKGSPSGHSPTTQGGIRGILKRSGPTPAPSPAHSYSSEDRPESLTRSHHPAQSHDHSNNLSPRARGLQTETEVKEQQEPGQDVLTHSDGKMERVLACGGRLIIFPNGTRKEVSADGLTVKVTFFNGDIKQVMADQRVIYYYADAQTTHTTYPDGIEVLQFPNNQTEKHFPDGRKEITFPDQTVKNLYPDGREESVLTDGTIIQVNLDGSKEIQFNTGQKEIHTADYKRREYPDGTLKTVYTDGRQETRYPTGRLRVKDKDGNIVMDNRP; from the exons ATGTCATCTCCAGCTGGGTTGCAGGCTCAGCAGTCCCAAACAAAGTTCCTTGACCGATGGACGACGAGCAGCTCCTGTGCCGGGGTTATCCTGAACCCCTCCCCGGACCTGGCTGAGTCTCTTCGACACAGCTCTGTCTGGAGATCCCGGGATGTGAATGACTCCTTCGCCTCTCAGTTTGTTCCCCTCCCGGTCTCCAGTAGCAGCAGTTGCCTCAGTATCAGTTCCCTCGTCCATGATGCTGAGTCCGGGACAGAATTGAGCAAACAGAATCAGCTACCAGTGGATAGGACTTTGTCTGACAGACAATTTGCTGAACTGCAGACAGTGGCGTCTCAAGGGTTGACattacctggagagatggacagtATGGAGAAGTTTGTAGATCAGTCTCAGGACCTACCCCTAATGCTCAAACTCGAACGG CTGAGGCAGTGGCAGCAGCACATGCAGGAGCAGCTGAAAGCCCACCAGCTAGAGGAACTTGTCAGTCTCCAGGAGGAGCAACAAAGGTTACTGGGCATGGTGCATGTGGCTCAGCAGGATGGAGCAG ATTACATCGAGATCTCCAAGTTGACGGGAGCAGACTGGGGAGAGAACACTCTATTGGGGGGCTACCCACTCTCTCACAGACCCCCAGCAGCCAAGAGTTTCCCTGTAGGCCCCCCACAAGGGCCTGCGTCATCCCAGCTCTGGAGACGGGGGCCTACATTCCAGCAGCCTCCAAGGGGCCAGGAGCAGGAAAAGGACCAAATACTGG GGACAGAATCATGGAGCAATCCACACAAATGTCATCAGCTGAATGGGGATGCTGATGATAGGGGTGgtgatgaggatgaggaagtCACATTATCTTCCCATTCTGCTCCCTCCATGACTGAAGACTACAAAGCATACAGAGGAGATGACTGTGAACTAGATTCACAGGACAG ACCCATTAAACCAGGGATAGGGGGGCAGATGCAGACCTTTGAGGCGCTCCTGGAGGAACAGCTGAGACTGGAGGAACAGAGACTGAAGACCATCCAGCAGCAGCAG AGCCCAGAGGCAGCTGAGGGAGCCAGTCCGAGAGCTAATACCAAGAGAGCCTTCCTGAGGCGAGGGGAGGGCCTCTCCAGATTCACCAACCGAAGCAAAGCCCCTATGCCCAACAGAGGGGGACCCCAAAAAGATCCCCAGGCCAAGGTCAGCACCCGTTGGAACTCAGAGCCCACCCAGAAGGTCAGTCAGCGCCCCCCCGTACAGCGCAAGACTGCTGTGCTCAACAAGGAGAACAGACCAAGAGACCTGTACTCACCTCTTCTGGACAGTGTCAGACCAGAAGGCAAGACAGACAAGCTGGCCGCAGTGAGGCCCAGAGTCCTGGGCAGTCATCAGAGACAGAACATTGAGATGACTAACTGTCTAAGGCCAATGGAGGTGATTAGTAACAAGGTGGGCGGGACTTCTCAACCTGTGAGTAGAACTCCTGCAGCTGTAACTAAACAGTTTGGGcttgaggagaggactggagcaCTGCAGAGGAATGGAAGTGGTCCATCGAGACCGGATGGAGCAGCAGAGGGAAAATCAGGTGTTCCGGAGTATTCCTTTGAGCTGTCATTCCAGGAGAAGCTGCAGCACTGGGACTGTGACCGTCAGAAGGAGAGTGTGGAGCTGGGGGAGTTTGAGCTGCTGGAGCAGGCAGCCGAGgaactctccttctcctccaactCATCCTTTGTCATGAAG GTGCTGCAGCTGGACCAGCAACATCCCCTTCAGGGCAGCAGGGGGAGCCGTCCGCGACGCCTCTCCTCCACGCCCATCAAATCCCCCTCGCTGCCTAAAGGGGTTCACAGCTGGGGCACCAGTAGAAGTGGCCAAGGTACAGGGACCAGCTCATCTGAATCACCAGGAGTATCTGCTGTGAGGGTAATGAGGGAAAACAGCAAAGCCACtgatgaggaggaagaagatGAAGTGAGCGACGGCAAACATGAGGAAATCTCTGACATCTTGTTCCGCAGCAGCTCTGAATTCGGGGATCGGGAGGAAGTAGCTCAACCGTCATACCAGACTACTGTTTCCAGCAACCTCTGGGAAAACCCGCTCCCTGCATCCAACCCTCCATACGACAAGAGGTCatatcaggacagagagggaggctcAAGCCAGGCAGAGGAGGGCGGGCAGAGTGACCTTGACGACTCCACCCTTTTGGAGGACAGAGAAAATGGGGACCACGAGGGTCTGTTGGTGTTTGATGATGATGACACCTGGAACGACCTGGAGGAGGCTGGCAGCATCGTTGAGGACGACAGCAGAACAAGAGGCGCTGCAACAGGAAACCGACACACTTCCACAGCAACAGTGAATGACATTTCACCCTCAGAGAGGACACTAAAGAGAAAGGTGGCTGTGGCCAAAGGGACGGAGCTGGAGAGGATGTCTGTTATCACAGCAGCCAACCAGGAGCCAGATCCTCCTCCCGCTTCCCAGCTCATGGCCAGGCTGTTCCCCTCGCTAAAGCCCAAAACCCAGGCCCCTTCTCCACCAGAACCTAGAAAGACTGAGGACGGATCAG gCCAGCAGCAGTCCAGGCAGCTGAGGGAGAGGCTGGTGGAGCTGGAGCTGGAGATTGAACGTTTCAGGACAGAGAATGCTGCCTTGGCCAGACTCAGACAGGAGAACGAAAAGAACCAGGAGAAACTCCG GAAGGAGTGTGCAGATTTTGAGCAGCGCAAGGCTGAGGAGCTGGCCAAGTTTGAGGAGTTCAAGAGGGAGGAGACCAAGAAGCTGCAGAAGGAACGCAAGGTGTTTGAGAGGCATGCCTCTGCCGCCAGAGCCATACCAGACAAGAGGGAGCGTGACGAGATCCAG AAGCAGCTGAGTTTCCTGCAGGAGGAGTTGAAGCGGAGAGAGAGCCGCTGGTCCACCACACATAATCGTCTCCGGCAGCAAATAGACTCCCTGAGCTCAGACAACAGCAACCTGAAAGACGAGGTCCGCACCATGGAGAAACTACGCCTCAGCACCTGGAGGAAGATTGGGACAGACAGCGAAAGAGAGAAcgacaggagggagaaggagagggggagggagggatccAGGCCGTTGGACAGTTACATTGCTCTTGAAGCCAGGTGCCTCAAATTGGCA AGTCCTCCTGACACGGTGAGGAGCAGCCAACCACAGAGCAGCATCTCCTCTAAAGGCAGCCCATCAGGACACAGCCCCACCACTCAAG GAGGTATCAGGGGCATCCTGAAGAGGTCAGGCCCTACACCAGCACCCAGCCCCGCACACAGTTACAGCTCAGAGGATAGACCAGAATCTTTGACCAGGAGCCACCACCCAGCACAGAGCCACGACCACTCAAACAACCTGTCCCCT AGAGCTCGAGGTCTGCAGACTGAGACAGAGGTCAAAGagcaacaagagccaggtcaagATGTCCTCACCCACTCTGATGGAAAG ATGGAGAGGGTTCTGGCCTGTGGAGGGAGACTCATCATCTTTCCCAATGGGACCAGGAAGGAGGTGTCAGCGGACGGACTGACAGTCAAAGTCACCTTCTTCAACGGGGACATCAAGCAGGTCATGGCTGACCAGAGAGTG ATCTACTACTATGCGGATGCCCAGACCACTCACACCACCTATCCTGATGGCATCGAGGTTCTGCAGTTCCCCAACAACCAGACTG AGAAGCATTTCCCTGATGGCCGGAAGGAGATCACATTCCCTGACCAGACAGTCAAGAACCTCTATCcagatgggagggaggagagtgtcCTCACTGACGGGACCATCATACAAGTTAACTT GGATGGCAGTAAGGAGATCCAGTTCAACACAGGCCAGAAGGAGATCCACACAGCAGACTATAAGAGGAGGGAGTACCCAGATGGCACGTTGAAGACAGTCTATACCGATGGCAGACAGGAGACCCGCTACCCCACCGGACGCCTCAGAGTTAAAGACAAGGATGGTAACATTGTCATGGACAACAGGCCCTAG
- the LOC139380708 gene encoding centromere protein J-like isoform X1 codes for MSSPAGLQAQQSQTKFLDRWTTSSSCAGVILNPSPDLAESLRHSSVWRSRDVNDSFASQFVPLPVSSSSSCLSISSLVHDAESGTELSKQNQLPVDRTLSDRQFAELQTVASQGLTLPGEMDSMEKFVDQSQDLPLMLKLERLRQWQQHMQEQLKAHQLEELVSLQEEQQRLLGMVHVAQQDGADYIEISKLTGADWGENTLLGGYPLSHRPPAAKSFPVGPPQGPASSQLWRRGPTFQQPPRGQEQEKDQILGTESWSNPHKCHQLNGDADDRGGDEDEEVTLSSHSAPSMTEDYKAYRGDDCELDSQDRPIKPGIGGQMQTFEALLEEQLRLEEQRLKTIQQQQSPEAAEGASPRANTKRAFLRRGEGLSRFTNRSKAPMPNRGGPQKDPQAKVSTRWNSEPTQKVSQRPPVQRKTAVLNKENRPRDLYSPLLDSVRPEGKTDKLAAVRPRVLGSHQRQNIEMTNCLRPMEVISNKVGGTSQPVSRTPAAVTKQFGLEERTGALQRNGSGPSRPDGAAEGKSGVPEYSFELSFQEKLQHWDCDRQKESVELGEFELLEQAAEELSFSSNSSFVMKVLQLDQQHPLQGSRGSRPRRLSSTPIKSPSLPKGVHSWGTSRSGQGTGTSSSESPGVSAVRVMRENSKATDEEEEDEVSDGKHEEISDILFRSSSEFGDREEVAQPSYQTTVSSNLWENPLPASNPPYDKRSYQDREGGSSQAEEGGQSDLDDSTLLEDRENGDHEGLLVFDDDDTWNDLEEAGSIVEDDSRTRGAATGNRHTSTATVNDISPSERTLKRKVAVAKGTELERMSVITAANQEPDPPPASQLMARLFPSLKPKTQAPSPPEPRKTEDGSGQQQSRQLRERLVELELEIERFRTENAALARLRQENEKNQEKLRKECADFEQRKAEELAKFEEFKREETKKLQKERKVFERHASAARAIPDKRERDEIQAMKKQLSFLQEELKRRESRWSTTHNRLRQQIDSLSSDNSNLKDEVRTMEKLRLSTWRKIGTDSERENDRREKERGREGSRPLDSYIALEARCLKLASPPDTVRSSQPQSSISSKGSPSGHSPTTQGGIRGILKRSGPTPAPSPAHSYSSEDRPESLTRSHHPAQSHDHSNNLSPRARGLQTETEVKEQQEPGQDVLTHSDGKMERVLACGGRLIIFPNGTRKEVSADGLTVKVTFFNGDIKQVMADQRVIYYYADAQTTHTTYPDGIEVLQFPNNQTEKHFPDGRKEITFPDQTVKNLYPDGREESVLTDGTIIQVNLDGSKEIQFNTGQKEIHTADYKRREYPDGTLKTVYTDGRQETRYPTGRLRVKDKDGNIVMDNRP; via the exons ATGTCATCTCCAGCTGGGTTGCAGGCTCAGCAGTCCCAAACAAAGTTCCTTGACCGATGGACGACGAGCAGCTCCTGTGCCGGGGTTATCCTGAACCCCTCCCCGGACCTGGCTGAGTCTCTTCGACACAGCTCTGTCTGGAGATCCCGGGATGTGAATGACTCCTTCGCCTCTCAGTTTGTTCCCCTCCCGGTCTCCAGTAGCAGCAGTTGCCTCAGTATCAGTTCCCTCGTCCATGATGCTGAGTCCGGGACAGAATTGAGCAAACAGAATCAGCTACCAGTGGATAGGACTTTGTCTGACAGACAATTTGCTGAACTGCAGACAGTGGCGTCTCAAGGGTTGACattacctggagagatggacagtATGGAGAAGTTTGTAGATCAGTCTCAGGACCTACCCCTAATGCTCAAACTCGAACGG CTGAGGCAGTGGCAGCAGCACATGCAGGAGCAGCTGAAAGCCCACCAGCTAGAGGAACTTGTCAGTCTCCAGGAGGAGCAACAAAGGTTACTGGGCATGGTGCATGTGGCTCAGCAGGATGGAGCAG ATTACATCGAGATCTCCAAGTTGACGGGAGCAGACTGGGGAGAGAACACTCTATTGGGGGGCTACCCACTCTCTCACAGACCCCCAGCAGCCAAGAGTTTCCCTGTAGGCCCCCCACAAGGGCCTGCGTCATCCCAGCTCTGGAGACGGGGGCCTACATTCCAGCAGCCTCCAAGGGGCCAGGAGCAGGAAAAGGACCAAATACTGG GGACAGAATCATGGAGCAATCCACACAAATGTCATCAGCTGAATGGGGATGCTGATGATAGGGGTGgtgatgaggatgaggaagtCACATTATCTTCCCATTCTGCTCCCTCCATGACTGAAGACTACAAAGCATACAGAGGAGATGACTGTGAACTAGATTCACAGGACAG ACCCATTAAACCAGGGATAGGGGGGCAGATGCAGACCTTTGAGGCGCTCCTGGAGGAACAGCTGAGACTGGAGGAACAGAGACTGAAGACCATCCAGCAGCAGCAG AGCCCAGAGGCAGCTGAGGGAGCCAGTCCGAGAGCTAATACCAAGAGAGCCTTCCTGAGGCGAGGGGAGGGCCTCTCCAGATTCACCAACCGAAGCAAAGCCCCTATGCCCAACAGAGGGGGACCCCAAAAAGATCCCCAGGCCAAGGTCAGCACCCGTTGGAACTCAGAGCCCACCCAGAAGGTCAGTCAGCGCCCCCCCGTACAGCGCAAGACTGCTGTGCTCAACAAGGAGAACAGACCAAGAGACCTGTACTCACCTCTTCTGGACAGTGTCAGACCAGAAGGCAAGACAGACAAGCTGGCCGCAGTGAGGCCCAGAGTCCTGGGCAGTCATCAGAGACAGAACATTGAGATGACTAACTGTCTAAGGCCAATGGAGGTGATTAGTAACAAGGTGGGCGGGACTTCTCAACCTGTGAGTAGAACTCCTGCAGCTGTAACTAAACAGTTTGGGcttgaggagaggactggagcaCTGCAGAGGAATGGAAGTGGTCCATCGAGACCGGATGGAGCAGCAGAGGGAAAATCAGGTGTTCCGGAGTATTCCTTTGAGCTGTCATTCCAGGAGAAGCTGCAGCACTGGGACTGTGACCGTCAGAAGGAGAGTGTGGAGCTGGGGGAGTTTGAGCTGCTGGAGCAGGCAGCCGAGgaactctccttctcctccaactCATCCTTTGTCATGAAG GTGCTGCAGCTGGACCAGCAACATCCCCTTCAGGGCAGCAGGGGGAGCCGTCCGCGACGCCTCTCCTCCACGCCCATCAAATCCCCCTCGCTGCCTAAAGGGGTTCACAGCTGGGGCACCAGTAGAAGTGGCCAAGGTACAGGGACCAGCTCATCTGAATCACCAGGAGTATCTGCTGTGAGGGTAATGAGGGAAAACAGCAAAGCCACtgatgaggaggaagaagatGAAGTGAGCGACGGCAAACATGAGGAAATCTCTGACATCTTGTTCCGCAGCAGCTCTGAATTCGGGGATCGGGAGGAAGTAGCTCAACCGTCATACCAGACTACTGTTTCCAGCAACCTCTGGGAAAACCCGCTCCCTGCATCCAACCCTCCATACGACAAGAGGTCatatcaggacagagagggaggctcAAGCCAGGCAGAGGAGGGCGGGCAGAGTGACCTTGACGACTCCACCCTTTTGGAGGACAGAGAAAATGGGGACCACGAGGGTCTGTTGGTGTTTGATGATGATGACACCTGGAACGACCTGGAGGAGGCTGGCAGCATCGTTGAGGACGACAGCAGAACAAGAGGCGCTGCAACAGGAAACCGACACACTTCCACAGCAACAGTGAATGACATTTCACCCTCAGAGAGGACACTAAAGAGAAAGGTGGCTGTGGCCAAAGGGACGGAGCTGGAGAGGATGTCTGTTATCACAGCAGCCAACCAGGAGCCAGATCCTCCTCCCGCTTCCCAGCTCATGGCCAGGCTGTTCCCCTCGCTAAAGCCCAAAACCCAGGCCCCTTCTCCACCAGAACCTAGAAAGACTGAGGACGGATCAG gCCAGCAGCAGTCCAGGCAGCTGAGGGAGAGGCTGGTGGAGCTGGAGCTGGAGATTGAACGTTTCAGGACAGAGAATGCTGCCTTGGCCAGACTCAGACAGGAGAACGAAAAGAACCAGGAGAAACTCCG GAAGGAGTGTGCAGATTTTGAGCAGCGCAAGGCTGAGGAGCTGGCCAAGTTTGAGGAGTTCAAGAGGGAGGAGACCAAGAAGCTGCAGAAGGAACGCAAGGTGTTTGAGAGGCATGCCTCTGCCGCCAGAGCCATACCAGACAAGAGGGAGCGTGACGAGATCCAG GCCATGAAGAAGCAGCTGAGTTTCCTGCAGGAGGAGTTGAAGCGGAGAGAGAGCCGCTGGTCCACCACACATAATCGTCTCCGGCAGCAAATAGACTCCCTGAGCTCAGACAACAGCAACCTGAAAGACGAGGTCCGCACCATGGAGAAACTACGCCTCAGCACCTGGAGGAAGATTGGGACAGACAGCGAAAGAGAGAAcgacaggagggagaaggagagggggagggagggatccAGGCCGTTGGACAGTTACATTGCTCTTGAAGCCAGGTGCCTCAAATTGGCA AGTCCTCCTGACACGGTGAGGAGCAGCCAACCACAGAGCAGCATCTCCTCTAAAGGCAGCCCATCAGGACACAGCCCCACCACTCAAG GAGGTATCAGGGGCATCCTGAAGAGGTCAGGCCCTACACCAGCACCCAGCCCCGCACACAGTTACAGCTCAGAGGATAGACCAGAATCTTTGACCAGGAGCCACCACCCAGCACAGAGCCACGACCACTCAAACAACCTGTCCCCT AGAGCTCGAGGTCTGCAGACTGAGACAGAGGTCAAAGagcaacaagagccaggtcaagATGTCCTCACCCACTCTGATGGAAAG ATGGAGAGGGTTCTGGCCTGTGGAGGGAGACTCATCATCTTTCCCAATGGGACCAGGAAGGAGGTGTCAGCGGACGGACTGACAGTCAAAGTCACCTTCTTCAACGGGGACATCAAGCAGGTCATGGCTGACCAGAGAGTG ATCTACTACTATGCGGATGCCCAGACCACTCACACCACCTATCCTGATGGCATCGAGGTTCTGCAGTTCCCCAACAACCAGACTG AGAAGCATTTCCCTGATGGCCGGAAGGAGATCACATTCCCTGACCAGACAGTCAAGAACCTCTATCcagatgggagggaggagagtgtcCTCACTGACGGGACCATCATACAAGTTAACTT GGATGGCAGTAAGGAGATCCAGTTCAACACAGGCCAGAAGGAGATCCACACAGCAGACTATAAGAGGAGGGAGTACCCAGATGGCACGTTGAAGACAGTCTATACCGATGGCAGACAGGAGACCCGCTACCCCACCGGACGCCTCAGAGTTAAAGACAAGGATGGTAACATTGTCATGGACAACAGGCCCTAG